Proteins encoded together in one Polaribacter reichenbachii window:
- a CDS encoding helix-turn-helix transcriptional regulator, producing the protein MKLISKSNFESLSSFIYEKKYTAVEGKRMRDVLEFTMQNYTKDISLDDISEVAVLTKNAFCKYFKKRTNKNYFRFLNELK; encoded by the coding sequence ATGAAATTAATTTCTAAATCTAATTTTGAAAGTTTATCTTCTTTTATTTACGAAAAAAAATACACTGCTGTAGAAGGAAAAAGAATGAGAGATGTTCTTGAGTTTACTATGCAAAATTACACAAAAGACATTTCACTAGACGATATTTCTGAAGTTGCTGTTTTAACCAAAAATGCTTTTTGTAAATACTTTAAAAAAAGAACCAATAAAAATTATTTTCGTTTTTTAAACGAATTAAAATAG